The proteins below come from a single Arthrobacter crystallopoietes genomic window:
- a CDS encoding cupin domain-containing protein — protein sequence MATNVVSQLASRSFDDPDEKRRPDKTQVDVVTVSDYTMARFRFESGWRWSECIKPVVKTDSCQVSHVGLCTGGSLTVELSDGTRATVKAGDSYAIPPGHDAWVEGNEPFVGYEFLSAAEYAKEA from the coding sequence ATGGCTACCAATGTTGTATCCCAACTTGCCTCACGGTCCTTTGACGATCCGGATGAGAAACGCCGTCCCGATAAGACACAGGTCGACGTGGTCACGGTCAGTGACTACACCATGGCGAGGTTCCGGTTCGAATCGGGATGGCGCTGGTCCGAGTGCATCAAACCCGTGGTGAAAACCGATTCCTGCCAGGTCAGCCACGTGGGCTTGTGTACCGGCGGGTCGCTGACTGTTGAGCTGAGCGATGGAACTCGTGCCACGGTGAAGGCCGGTGACTCCTATGCCATACCTCCGGGCCACGATGCCTGGGTTGAGGGCAACGAGCCGTTCGTCGGCTACGAATTCCTGAGCGCGGCCG
- a CDS encoding aldo/keto reductase → MNDAGSRLIFGCMGLGGGWGSGPLEAGDIAAANTAVDAALEAGITVFDHADIYAHGKAEEAFGRVLTDRPELREGIQLQTKCGIRLPATGRIGQYDSSRETVIARVEESLERLGTDRIDVLLIHRPDPLAHPEEIASAFQQLKDDGKVLRLGVSNMSAGQMRWLQSALPHPLAANQLEMSLHRSGWLESGVLVNHSEATEIGFPHGTLEYCQANDVELQAWGALAQGRYSGAAGTAETGPDAATAALVTELAEDKDCSPEAVVLGWLMRHPARIRPVVGTSNPKRIRACAQAEPVAAAMTRDEWYSLWVAARGRALP, encoded by the coding sequence ATGAACGACGCCGGTTCCCGCCTGATTTTCGGCTGCATGGGTTTGGGCGGCGGCTGGGGTTCCGGACCGTTGGAAGCCGGCGATATAGCGGCGGCCAACACGGCCGTTGATGCGGCATTGGAAGCTGGCATCACGGTCTTTGACCATGCCGACATCTACGCCCATGGCAAGGCTGAAGAAGCCTTCGGCCGTGTCCTCACCGACAGACCGGAGCTGCGCGAGGGGATCCAACTGCAGACCAAATGCGGTATACGACTCCCGGCCACCGGCCGCATCGGGCAGTATGACTCCTCCCGGGAAACGGTCATCGCCCGGGTGGAGGAGAGCCTGGAGCGGCTGGGCACGGACCGGATCGATGTACTGCTGATCCATCGTCCTGACCCGCTCGCGCATCCGGAGGAAATCGCCTCCGCCTTCCAGCAGCTCAAGGACGATGGCAAGGTGCTGCGGTTGGGCGTTTCCAATATGTCCGCAGGCCAGATGCGCTGGCTCCAGTCGGCCCTGCCGCACCCACTTGCGGCCAACCAGTTGGAGATGAGCCTTCACCGCAGCGGGTGGCTCGAGTCCGGCGTACTTGTCAATCACTCCGAAGCCACCGAGATCGGATTCCCGCACGGCACCCTTGAGTATTGCCAAGCGAACGACGTGGAACTGCAAGCCTGGGGCGCGCTGGCGCAAGGCCGCTACAGCGGGGCGGCCGGGACGGCGGAAACCGGCCCGGACGCGGCAACCGCAGCCTTGGTCACCGAACTCGCGGAGGACAAGGACTGTTCACCCGAGGCCGTGGTGCTGGGCTGGCTGATGCGGCATCCTGCCCGCATCAGACCGGTGGTCGGTACCAGCAACCCGAAGCGGATCAGGGCCTGCGCTCAAGCCGAACCGGTCGCTGCAGCCATGACGCGGGACGAGTGGTATTCCCTGTGGGTGGCTGCCCGGGGACGCGCACTTCCATAA
- a CDS encoding 2Fe-2S iron-sulfur cluster-binding protein, translating into MPKITYILPDGLETVLDAEPGTSVMRTAVSHGVPGIVAECGGNAMCATCHVYVETEAAEGLPAVSDVEDEMLDCTASERCANSRLSCQLHVSEDITVRLPETQV; encoded by the coding sequence GTGCCGAAGATTACCTACATTTTGCCCGATGGACTGGAGACAGTACTGGATGCGGAGCCGGGCACCAGCGTGATGCGCACCGCGGTTTCCCACGGAGTGCCGGGCATCGTCGCCGAATGCGGCGGCAACGCCATGTGCGCCACCTGCCATGTCTACGTCGAAACAGAGGCTGCGGAAGGGCTGCCCGCCGTCAGCGACGTGGAGGACGAGATGCTGGACTGCACCGCCTCCGAGCGCTGCGCCAACAGCCGGCTTTCCTGCCAGCTGCATGTTTCGGAGGACATCACCGTCCGCCTTCCCGAAACACAGGTCTGA
- a CDS encoding cytochrome P450 gives MTIQSTAQEVTVLELDPFSDEFLNDPYEAHEQMREAGPVFWLERYQLYGVARHDEVSQVLADHETYVSSRGVGISDFAKEKPWRPPSLLLEADPPHHTKARHVVSHIMTPKVLRGLKEGFQERADELVARVAAGKGTVDGVADLAEAFPLEVFPDFIGLPKDGRENLLPYGSMVFNTFGPRNSHFERAMERGAKAQAWIMEQCQPGAPAPDGLGAKIHAAAAEAGYDEVDQAKLLRSFLSAGVDTTVHGIGNALQCLAENPEQFGYLREDPSLARAAFEETVRYSSPVQTFFRTTNKDAELAGIRIPEGSKVLMFLAAANRDPRQWENPASFDIRRKAAGHVGFGFGVHACLGQMLARLEGECFLTALARNVGKLELAGEPVQQLNNTLRGLDSLPLRLTAA, from the coding sequence TTGACTATCCAATCCACAGCGCAGGAAGTAACGGTCCTGGAGCTGGACCCATTTAGCGACGAGTTCCTGAACGATCCTTATGAGGCCCACGAGCAGATGCGTGAGGCTGGACCGGTGTTCTGGCTGGAGCGCTATCAGCTCTATGGAGTCGCCCGGCACGACGAAGTTTCCCAGGTCCTGGCCGACCATGAGACCTACGTGTCCTCCCGGGGCGTGGGTATCTCGGACTTCGCCAAGGAGAAGCCGTGGCGTCCGCCCAGCCTGTTGCTCGAGGCCGATCCGCCCCACCACACCAAAGCCCGTCACGTGGTCTCCCACATCATGACGCCGAAAGTGCTGCGCGGGCTCAAGGAAGGGTTCCAGGAACGCGCCGACGAACTGGTAGCACGAGTCGCTGCGGGGAAGGGCACGGTTGACGGTGTGGCCGACCTCGCCGAGGCCTTCCCGCTGGAGGTTTTTCCGGACTTCATCGGGTTGCCCAAGGACGGTCGCGAGAACTTGCTGCCCTACGGCTCGATGGTCTTCAATACCTTCGGTCCTCGGAACAGCCACTTCGAGCGCGCCATGGAACGAGGCGCCAAGGCCCAGGCCTGGATTATGGAACAGTGCCAGCCGGGTGCGCCCGCACCGGACGGGCTCGGAGCGAAAATCCACGCGGCGGCTGCCGAAGCGGGTTACGACGAAGTGGACCAAGCCAAGTTGCTGCGCTCCTTCCTCTCCGCCGGCGTAGACACCACCGTCCACGGGATCGGCAACGCCCTGCAGTGCCTGGCCGAAAACCCGGAGCAGTTCGGCTACCTGCGCGAGGACCCGTCCCTGGCCCGTGCGGCCTTTGAAGAAACGGTCCGCTACTCGTCGCCGGTCCAGACCTTCTTCCGCACCACCAACAAGGATGCCGAGCTCGCCGGCATCAGAATTCCGGAGGGATCCAAGGTCCTGATGTTCCTCGCGGCGGCAAACCGCGATCCGCGCCAATGGGAGAACCCGGCAAGCTTCGACATCCGGCGCAAGGCAGCCGGGCACGTGGGCTTCGGATTCGGCGTTCACGCCTGCCTGGGCCAGATGCTGGCCCGGTTGGAAGGCGAGTGCTTCCTGACGGCCCTTGCCCGCAACGTTGGAAAGCTTGAGCTCGCCGGTGAACCCGTCCAGCAGTTGAACAACACCCTGCGCGGGCTGGACAGCCTGCCGCTGCGCCTGACGGCGGCCTGA
- a CDS encoding ABC transporter substrate-binding protein, which produces MTTVGAVLTTAALALSACGGGASAGSGDESAEQLQLGYFPLVHTSTAVNADESGIFADNGLDVELVPTQGGAAAIPALVSGSVDLTYTNYTSALLAVEQGLPIRLVAGNDVGKADHGIFVAKDSGIGTVADLKGKTFAVNNLQNIGTVAINSLLEEAGMQTSDVKLVEMPYPDMQAALERGAVDAIWQVEPFQASATAAGLVKIGDLFTGPVADMPVGGWITTEKFAQENPEAIAAFQESISASAEDLQGNRERLGELVPTFTKVTADVVEAIEMPRFQGELDTQQLQKTADLMFEYKIIDSELDIASLVAE; this is translated from the coding sequence ATGACAACGGTCGGCGCCGTATTGACGACGGCGGCGCTCGCCTTGAGCGCGTGCGGCGGCGGTGCTTCCGCCGGCTCGGGAGATGAGTCTGCCGAGCAACTTCAGCTAGGTTATTTTCCGCTTGTGCACACGTCCACCGCGGTCAACGCGGATGAATCCGGAATCTTCGCCGACAACGGGCTCGATGTTGAACTCGTTCCCACGCAGGGTGGGGCGGCTGCCATTCCGGCCCTGGTCTCCGGCAGCGTGGATCTGACCTATACGAACTACACGTCGGCGCTGCTGGCCGTCGAACAGGGCCTGCCTATCCGACTTGTCGCCGGTAACGACGTGGGCAAAGCCGACCACGGCATCTTCGTTGCGAAGGACTCAGGTATCGGAACGGTGGCGGATCTGAAGGGGAAGACCTTCGCGGTTAATAACCTGCAGAATATCGGCACTGTCGCCATCAACTCGCTACTTGAAGAAGCCGGTATGCAGACCTCCGATGTGAAGCTCGTGGAGATGCCGTATCCGGACATGCAGGCGGCCCTCGAGCGTGGCGCCGTAGACGCCATCTGGCAGGTGGAACCGTTCCAGGCCAGCGCCACGGCAGCAGGCTTGGTCAAGATTGGCGATCTGTTCACCGGCCCCGTCGCGGACATGCCGGTGGGTGGCTGGATCACCACCGAAAAGTTTGCGCAGGAGAATCCCGAGGCAATCGCTGCGTTCCAGGAATCTATCTCCGCCTCTGCTGAGGACCTGCAGGGCAACCGCGAGCGGCTGGGCGAGCTGGTGCCGACGTTCACCAAGGTGACGGCCGACGTCGTCGAAGCCATCGAGATGCCCCGGTTCCAGGGCGAATTGGATACCCAGCAGCTGCAGAAAACAGCAGACCTGATGTTTGAGTACAAGATCATAGACAGCGAACTGGACATCGCGTCCCTCGTCGCGGAGTAG
- a CDS encoding IclR family transcriptional regulator — MSRIMQVFTAFDVDAVFLNISQLSARSGLPLATTHRIVAEMEDFGLLERQPDKTYRLGVRLWEIACRTPGALGLREIAMPHLQSVQSRVRQHTQLGILEGQEVLFLERLSARDAVVNVTLVGGRLPLHASSSGLVLLAHADEEFQDEVFSGELFRYTEQTVRSPVALRQLLQKIRHDGFAIGNGFIHPDARGIAVPVRGVNDTIVAGLSVVVPNDDAPTVPLVRLIQGASAAITQDLLAAYTPANDPQSAPGGRFRQLVNSSADSMEYLPTAPRPTRAGR, encoded by the coding sequence TTGAGCCGCATCATGCAGGTCTTTACAGCGTTCGACGTCGATGCGGTCTTTCTGAACATCTCGCAGCTGTCGGCGCGCAGCGGCTTGCCGCTGGCCACAACACACCGGATCGTTGCCGAGATGGAGGACTTCGGCCTGCTGGAGCGGCAACCCGACAAGACCTACCGGCTGGGGGTAAGGCTTTGGGAGATCGCTTGCCGAACCCCAGGTGCGCTCGGTCTGCGCGAGATCGCGATGCCGCACCTTCAGTCCGTCCAATCCAGAGTCCGCCAACACACCCAGTTGGGCATATTGGAGGGTCAGGAGGTGCTGTTCCTCGAACGCCTCTCCGCACGCGATGCGGTGGTCAACGTGACATTGGTGGGCGGCCGGCTGCCGCTGCACGCCTCCAGCAGCGGGCTCGTCCTGCTGGCCCATGCCGATGAAGAGTTCCAGGACGAAGTGTTCTCTGGCGAGCTGTTCCGCTACACGGAGCAAACCGTCCGGTCGCCGGTCGCCCTGCGCCAGCTCCTGCAGAAGATCCGCCATGATGGCTTTGCCATTGGCAACGGTTTCATCCATCCTGATGCCCGGGGCATCGCGGTACCGGTGCGCGGGGTTAACGACACGATTGTGGCAGGCCTCAGCGTGGTAGTGCCGAACGACGATGCGCCGACGGTGCCCCTGGTGCGCCTGATCCAAGGGGCTTCAGCCGCCATCACCCAGGATCTGCTGGCGGCCTACACTCCCGCGAATGATCCGCAGTCCGCCCCGGGAGGACGCTTCCGCCAACTCGTGAATTCGTCGGCAGACTCCATGGAGTACCTGCCGACGGCACCGCGGCCAACGCGCGCTGGCAGGTAA
- a CDS encoding TetR/AcrR family transcriptional regulator produces the protein MDNDSTDEQAQFRSGVASTALGLFVSQGYEATSVDEIAQAAGISRSKFFRQFRSKEDVIFADHETLLEQAEVLLAQEHTDPWEAVCQAAAIVFEHFAKQVETSRQRYQVVNAVPALRDRELVTVFRYERLFGQHLRDSVPGLPPLDAVRFAATVISTHNYLLRELMRNERELDVGELQAALDDVRRLYGVLAPADARPPAEEEVVVAVFPKSLPPAELARRLQQKLQGSNS, from the coding sequence ATGGACAATGACAGCACTGATGAACAGGCGCAGTTTCGCTCCGGCGTCGCTTCGACAGCGCTGGGGCTTTTTGTCAGCCAAGGCTATGAGGCCACCAGCGTCGATGAGATTGCGCAGGCGGCGGGCATCTCGCGCAGCAAGTTCTTCCGGCAATTCCGTTCCAAGGAAGACGTCATCTTCGCTGACCACGAGACCTTGCTGGAGCAGGCGGAGGTGCTGCTGGCGCAGGAGCATACCGACCCGTGGGAAGCGGTCTGCCAGGCCGCTGCGATCGTTTTCGAGCATTTTGCGAAGCAGGTCGAAACGTCCCGGCAGCGCTATCAGGTGGTCAACGCTGTGCCGGCCTTGCGTGATCGCGAACTTGTCACGGTCTTCCGCTATGAACGCCTGTTCGGCCAACACCTTCGCGACTCCGTCCCGGGTCTGCCTCCGCTGGATGCCGTACGTTTTGCGGCAACGGTAATCAGCACGCACAACTATCTGCTCCGTGAACTGATGCGCAACGAAAGAGAACTTGACGTTGGGGAACTGCAAGCTGCGCTCGATGATGTGCGCCGCCTGTACGGCGTGCTCGCGCCTGCCGACGCAAGGCCCCCTGCCGAGGAGGAAGTGGTAGTGGCAGTGTTTCCCAAGTCCCTGCCACCGGCGGAACTCGCGCGTCGGCTGCAGCAGAAACTGCAGGGAAGCAACTCCTGA
- a CDS encoding 3-hydroxyacyl-CoA dehydrogenase NAD-binding domain-containing protein produces the protein MTTPTSGSDVVTSHFEHHGFRFALLTLSGPGGRPATLGPAALEQLGAALDAVELSDVDAVTVTGTGAVFCAGADLNNILEAGTPEESEGIARQGLNVLAKLAAMPVPTFALLNGAALGGGLELALHADYRIAASSVRAFGFPEVRLGLIPGWAGIPLSLSLMGPEATAKLVVHDSLAGRNLTARDAEAAGLVDAVVAESEFLAVALDMATAILAGEKTVPRPQPSQAGWADALRAARRELDSRLHGAAPAPYRALELIDRTVQDAASPESVVRAFGELVLSPEARASIYAFRLTQSLARNPAGRPAVDPRPITSVGVIGAGLMASQLALVFARQLRVPVLMTDLSVEKLDKALDWVDTQLAKQVQRGTLTEDSATQIRGLISLTTDKQDFAPCDAVIEAVFEDLAVKQNVFAELEPILRPDALLLTNTSSLSIAAMGTRLTHPGRLLGFHFFNPVAVLPLLELVRTPQTDPTSLATAFELAARLGKTAVLVADAPGFVVNRLLTRMFSEVLALIDNGGDPAAVDRVLDQLGLPMRPLALLRFIGPVVQQHICETMHSAFPHRFRLSDTLHNIVDAGLPGYLDHDGEVPPEVRALLPAARSVDPAKARSRIIAALADEVTHMLTEDVVAGPEQIDLCMILGANYPFHTGGLTPLLERLAGTTHHPRPVSAGSPSTKDSISA, from the coding sequence GTGACTACCCCCACATCAGGTTCCGACGTCGTTACTTCCCACTTTGAGCACCATGGTTTTCGGTTTGCCCTGCTCACGTTGTCCGGTCCCGGCGGTCGGCCCGCCACGCTCGGCCCGGCCGCCTTGGAGCAGTTGGGCGCAGCCCTGGACGCAGTGGAACTCTCCGATGTCGATGCTGTGACCGTGACAGGGACAGGCGCCGTATTCTGTGCCGGCGCCGACTTGAACAACATATTGGAGGCCGGAACTCCTGAAGAGTCGGAAGGCATCGCCCGGCAGGGCCTGAACGTTTTAGCCAAGCTGGCAGCGATGCCGGTACCGACCTTCGCGTTGCTCAACGGTGCGGCGCTGGGCGGCGGCCTCGAACTGGCCCTCCACGCGGACTACCGCATCGCCGCATCCTCGGTACGCGCATTCGGCTTCCCTGAAGTCCGGCTCGGGTTGATCCCCGGTTGGGCGGGGATTCCGTTGTCTCTGTCGCTGATGGGACCCGAAGCTACGGCCAAGCTGGTAGTCCACGATTCGCTGGCCGGCCGCAATCTCACTGCACGGGATGCGGAGGCCGCCGGACTGGTCGACGCGGTAGTAGCTGAGTCCGAATTCCTGGCCGTCGCATTGGACATGGCCACTGCCATCCTCGCAGGCGAAAAGACCGTCCCCCGGCCGCAGCCGAGCCAGGCCGGTTGGGCGGATGCGCTGAGAGCGGCCCGCCGCGAGCTGGACAGCCGGCTCCACGGCGCCGCGCCTGCACCCTACCGAGCACTGGAACTCATCGACCGTACAGTTCAAGACGCAGCATCCCCCGAGTCAGTGGTCCGCGCCTTCGGCGAGCTCGTCCTCTCCCCCGAGGCCCGCGCCAGCATCTACGCCTTCCGCCTCACCCAGTCACTGGCCCGGAACCCTGCGGGGCGTCCGGCCGTCGATCCCCGCCCGATAACCTCCGTCGGAGTCATCGGCGCCGGCCTGATGGCCAGCCAGCTGGCGCTGGTCTTCGCCCGGCAACTGCGGGTTCCGGTGCTGATGACGGACCTTTCAGTGGAAAAGCTGGACAAAGCACTGGACTGGGTCGATACCCAGCTGGCCAAGCAGGTGCAGCGCGGCACACTGACCGAGGACTCGGCCACCCAGATCCGCGGACTGATCAGCCTCACCACTGACAAGCAGGATTTTGCTCCCTGCGACGCGGTGATCGAGGCCGTCTTTGAAGATCTCGCAGTGAAGCAGAACGTCTTTGCCGAGCTGGAGCCCATCCTGCGGCCGGATGCCCTGCTGCTGACTAACACCTCATCGCTGTCCATCGCAGCCATGGGCACCCGCCTGACGCATCCGGGGCGTCTGCTCGGTTTCCACTTCTTCAACCCGGTGGCCGTCTTGCCGCTGCTGGAGCTGGTGCGGACGCCGCAGACGGACCCGACGAGCCTGGCCACGGCCTTCGAGCTCGCCGCCCGGCTGGGCAAGACTGCCGTCTTGGTCGCCGATGCTCCCGGATTTGTGGTCAACCGCCTGCTGACCAGAATGTTCAGCGAGGTGCTGGCGCTGATTGACAACGGAGGTGACCCTGCCGCCGTCGACCGGGTTCTGGATCAGCTGGGGCTACCGATGCGGCCGCTGGCGCTGCTGCGCTTTATCGGTCCGGTGGTACAGCAGCATATCTGCGAAACCATGCACAGCGCCTTTCCGCACCGGTTCCGGCTCAGCGATACCCTGCACAACATTGTCGATGCCGGCCTGCCCGGCTATCTTGACCACGACGGCGAAGTCCCGCCCGAGGTCCGCGCCCTCCTGCCCGCGGCACGCAGCGTGGACCCAGCCAAAGCGCGCAGCCGGATCATCGCGGCGCTGGCCGACGAGGTGACGCACATGCTCACCGAGGACGTGGTGGCCGGGCCGGAGCAAATCGACCTCTGCATGATCCTCGGCGCCAACTACCCCTTCCACACCGGCGGATTGACTCCGCTGCTTGAGCGGCTTGCCGGCACCACCCACCACCCGAGGCCCGTCAGCGCGGGCAGCCCGAGCACAAAGGACAGCATCAGTGCCTGA
- a CDS encoding acyl-CoA dehydrogenase family protein, translating into MPDYDVSAPLDTDYYGVFDGISAADRAVWERARAFTDEAVPQMNDYWDRAEYPLHLVKRMGELDLLSDGLHVPGQEPMSPLAAGLVNMEVSRGDGSLGTVIAVQGGLAMRSIAYFGSQEQQDRWLGPLARGEEFGAFALTEPDHGSDSVSLETTAVLDGDEFVLNGEKKWIGNGSVGGVTVVWARDEQGNVRGFLVRQDTPGYEAETITGKASLRAIYQARIRLENVRIPVDDVLPGTRTFKDASTVLVATRLGVAWSALGHATAVYEAALNYAKQRTQFGKPLAKFQLVQERLSHMLAELTSMQLHCVHMAGLDAAGALRPTQASMAKYHNTRKARELASIARDMLGGNGILLENHVVRHLLDIESIHTYEGTESVQALLIGREVTGHSAFA; encoded by the coding sequence GTGCCTGACTACGACGTTTCCGCTCCCCTGGACACCGACTACTACGGCGTCTTCGACGGCATATCCGCGGCGGACAGAGCTGTCTGGGAACGAGCCCGGGCGTTCACCGATGAAGCGGTGCCGCAGATGAACGATTACTGGGACCGCGCGGAATACCCCCTCCATCTGGTCAAGCGCATGGGCGAACTGGACCTGCTCTCCGACGGCCTGCATGTCCCCGGGCAGGAGCCGATGTCGCCCCTGGCCGCCGGCCTCGTCAACATGGAAGTCTCCCGCGGCGACGGCTCGCTTGGCACGGTAATCGCGGTGCAGGGCGGGCTGGCCATGCGTTCCATCGCCTACTTCGGTTCTCAGGAACAGCAGGATCGGTGGCTCGGCCCGCTCGCCCGCGGTGAGGAGTTCGGTGCGTTTGCCCTGACAGAACCGGACCACGGATCGGACTCCGTCTCTTTGGAGACCACCGCGGTGCTCGACGGCGATGAGTTCGTGCTGAACGGCGAGAAGAAATGGATCGGCAACGGCTCGGTCGGCGGAGTCACGGTCGTCTGGGCGCGGGACGAGCAAGGCAATGTCCGCGGATTCCTGGTTCGGCAGGACACCCCGGGCTACGAGGCCGAGACGATCACCGGCAAAGCCTCGCTGCGGGCCATCTACCAGGCCCGGATCCGGCTGGAAAATGTCCGCATTCCGGTGGACGACGTACTGCCCGGCACCCGCACCTTCAAGGACGCTTCAACCGTGCTCGTCGCTACCCGGCTGGGCGTGGCATGGTCCGCGCTCGGCCACGCCACTGCTGTCTACGAGGCCGCGCTGAACTACGCCAAGCAGCGGACGCAGTTCGGCAAGCCGCTGGCCAAATTCCAGCTGGTCCAGGAACGGCTCAGCCACATGCTCGCCGAGCTGACCAGCATGCAGCTGCACTGCGTCCACATGGCCGGACTGGACGCGGCCGGCGCCTTGCGGCCAACGCAGGCCTCGATGGCGAAATACCACAACACCCGCAAGGCACGCGAGCTGGCGTCCATCGCACGCGACATGCTTGGAGGCAACGGCATCTTGCTGGAGAATCATGTGGTCCGCCATCTGCTCGACATCGAATCCATCCATACCTACGAGGGCACCGAAAGTGTGCAGGCCCTGCTGATCGGCCGCGAGGTCACCGGCCACAGCGCCTTCGCCTAA
- a CDS encoding long-chain-fatty-acid--CoA ligase encodes MTVTSVIPADIQAANDTPLSPLRFLQRSAEVFGGKTAIIHGGRSYSYQDFANEAQRLAKAIRNRIEPGDRVAFLCPNVPELLIAHFAVPLAGGVLVALNTRLSPREIQYILEHSESRLVFVDSEFLGSLAGLQAQLPQLAEVVEVADSTVAPAQPVAVSSATGTIATTSYEQFLAAAPAAPDLPWGVVDERTPITLNYTSGTTGRPKGVLYSHRGAYLNALGETFHNGFTGDTRYLWTLPMFHCNGWCTPWAVTAAAGTHVCLRAVRADAVWDAVDNQGITNLCGAPTVCSIIAEAGQAHPLESPLRLTTAGAPPSPTIIGKLEALGITVVHVYGLTEVYGPNTICEHQAEWDLLPAVERAEKISRQGVGMLQADSARVVDPDMNDVPADGTSIGEIVLRGNNVMLGYYKDAEATAEAFHGGWFHTGDLGVMHSDGYIQLKDRAKDIIISGGENISTIEVEQAIVSHPEVLDAAVVGVPHEKWGERPMAFVIRSSNATVNDARLREHLRGRLAGFKLPDRILFTDDLPRTSTGKVMKADLRASALQAEAGQI; translated from the coding sequence ATGACAGTGACGTCAGTAATTCCCGCCGACATCCAGGCTGCCAACGACACTCCCCTGAGCCCGCTGCGTTTCCTGCAGCGTTCGGCCGAGGTGTTCGGCGGCAAGACCGCAATCATCCACGGTGGCCGCAGCTACAGCTACCAGGATTTCGCCAACGAAGCCCAGCGGCTGGCCAAGGCCATCAGGAACCGGATCGAGCCGGGAGACCGGGTGGCGTTCCTCTGCCCGAATGTCCCTGAACTGCTGATCGCGCACTTCGCTGTGCCGCTGGCCGGCGGCGTGCTGGTGGCGCTCAATACCCGTCTTTCGCCCCGCGAGATCCAGTACATTCTGGAACATTCGGAGTCCAGGCTGGTGTTCGTGGACTCCGAGTTCCTGGGGTCGCTGGCAGGACTGCAGGCGCAGCTGCCCCAACTCGCCGAAGTCGTGGAAGTCGCCGACAGCACGGTCGCGCCGGCTCAACCCGTGGCTGTGTCCAGCGCTACCGGTACCATTGCGACAACCAGCTACGAGCAGTTCCTGGCCGCGGCACCGGCTGCACCGGATCTGCCGTGGGGCGTGGTTGATGAGCGCACGCCGATCACGCTGAACTACACCTCGGGAACCACAGGACGGCCCAAAGGCGTGCTTTACTCGCACCGCGGCGCCTACCTGAATGCCCTCGGTGAGACCTTCCATAACGGTTTCACCGGAGATACCCGCTACCTATGGACGCTGCCGATGTTCCATTGCAACGGCTGGTGCACCCCGTGGGCCGTCACCGCCGCGGCCGGCACGCATGTGTGCCTGCGCGCCGTCCGCGCCGACGCTGTCTGGGACGCCGTCGACAACCAGGGCATCACCAACCTTTGCGGAGCGCCGACAGTCTGCAGCATCATTGCCGAAGCCGGCCAGGCACACCCGTTGGAGTCGCCGCTGCGGCTCACGACGGCGGGAGCACCGCCGTCGCCAACCATCATCGGCAAGCTCGAAGCCCTTGGAATCACGGTTGTCCATGTGTACGGACTGACCGAGGTGTACGGGCCGAACACCATCTGTGAGCACCAGGCGGAGTGGGACTTGCTCCCCGCTGTAGAACGGGCCGAGAAGATCTCCCGTCAGGGCGTGGGCATGCTGCAGGCGGACAGTGCCCGCGTGGTGGATCCGGACATGAACGACGTGCCCGCGGACGGGACCAGCATCGGCGAGATTGTCCTGCGCGGAAACAACGTCATGCTCGGGTATTACAAGGATGCGGAAGCCACCGCGGAGGCGTTCCACGGCGGCTGGTTCCATACCGGCGATCTGGGCGTCATGCACTCCGACGGCTACATTCAGCTCAAGGACCGGGCCAAGGACATCATCATCTCCGGCGGCGAAAACATCTCCACGATCGAAGTTGAACAAGCGATCGTCTCCCACCCCGAGGTGCTCGATGCCGCCGTCGTCGGTGTTCCGCACGAAAAGTGGGGCGAGCGGCCAATGGCTTTCGTGATCCGCAGCAGCAACGCCACCGTCAATGATGCGCGTCTGCGGGAACACCTGCGGGGACGGCTGGCCGGGTTCAAACTGCCGGACCGGATCCTGTTCACCGACGACCTGCCGCGCACTTCCACCGGCAAGGTGATGAAAGCGGACCTGCGCGCCTCCGCCCTTCAGGCAGAAGCCGGCCAAATCTGA